The following proteins are encoded in a genomic region of Pangasianodon hypophthalmus isolate fPanHyp1 chromosome 26, fPanHyp1.pri, whole genome shotgun sequence:
- the col17a1a gene encoding collagen, type XVII, alpha 1a isoform X2, with protein MDNLITTKIVNAEGGSGVSGKVTESVTTTTRLTSLPPKGSSSSVSTQRVLTSTSSSSSGSGSGSGGTVLVERRIITQSSGGGGGGGGGSSSNVISCGSSSSAVQVVTGGVSSGSSVTSSSLGTSSSGAAGGLGASGKSSSIITVGVSSGGGGGSASSFESRSSSQLVSSSSGDLGSLSVGSMNLSGGGAHSSAMFSGGGASSTVISVGGGSTKYTSSTTSATKSASYSPVTQRKSSLTLRTAGYEGSSSGNSSPEYTRKEYAAAASAATRGRTQTRESEIRARLQSASPSTRWTELDDVKKLLKGSRSSSSSPPRSPTNTLPIPKKASVDTRVESHSGYDSSILESAYNGYGYHTNPNNLSPNSTLQHNMGLQNNLTLNSTAMGSGLSAGNAVYGMQNNLASGGGVAVTANGLSIAPVYGVRKNIVSTTAPTTAAAAPSSPVTTDDVFVKDYKFMLLEKDNVPVKKESERLIMSKDTGKTFTSTGGLSATFSDDSLKREKKMISGTTETVVSGVKVAATKDKATYAEIGKDESGGGGMGFCSCCTWWKWLLGLLLGLLLLLGLLAGLIALSEEVKSLKARVERLEGGGSTIGSAHTSRLSAPSSVNILDPMDSVQYERTPITRSENTIQLGSVQTQPDPATLHRTIKQLVHSELQSETVRATLASSLKGERGEPGAKGDQGAPGIKGDAGFPGVPGPPGPPGHPGQEGARGPKGSAGEPGHDGPPGQRGREGPTGPRGEPGPPGVGEKGEKGVSGEPGPSGPAGPPGPMGLRGEMGAPGTVGLPGAPGPQGFRGDAGDPGPKGERGPAGPPGAKGDQGEKGPRGVTGEPGQPGPIGPPGEKGPKGSAGAPGPDGAKGNRGDQGPTGLPGPRGPAGPPGDAGVPGTPGLQGPPGLPGTPGQPGAKGEPGEPGRVITTGSASNTVAIPGPPGPPGPAGPAGPPGLSGPIGPAGLPGPAGPKGGKGDKGDDGEPGISAKSVERVKFEPVAGLPGPPGPPGPPGEPGKPGEGKTGLPGPPGPPGEPGIGLPGPPGDKGEPGSFVPTSETFFAGPPGPPGPPGPQGEPGHPGLPGEPGVGFPGPEGPSGPPGPEGLPGPQGPPGPEGPPGPKGDAGVPGAPGIPGYSYGGGRSSPGPPGPPGPPGPPGPPGDASGSPDISQQLSDLLRNGGIREYFTGPPGLPGPPGSVSDDDLANRVISYIQREEVRQYLVGPPGPPGPPGIPGLNPQEVAGRVLNLMNEQGMLTQSGPPGPPGPPGLPGTPYNDLPILLQNSEYRRLTGLPGPPGPPGSPGIPGPHGPPGLVAFTGTFGLEDIQKYLENAGFRGPPGPPGPPGPQGPPGITGGLVSYAENAHQEPIRAELQEYLKSGRVFREEPSHSFAESKHLPVETLDYPSIAEQVVNYIKSHGLLLWDLKDIQGPPGPPGPPGRPGISHSYSTYGNMTEILKIIRDHGMVGPPGRPGQKGEIGYPGPRGPRGPRGEQGIPGLPGLPGNDGLRGQKGEKGEAAYINHRRKRSTGV; from the exons ATGGACAATTTAATCACAACCAAGATTGTGAATGCAGAGGGAGGATCAGGCGTTTCAGGGAAAG ttacagagagtgtgaccaccacaaCCAGACTGACATCCCTTCCTCCAA AGGGCAGCAGTAGCTCAGTGAGCACTCAGCGGGTGCTGACATCTACCTCTAGCTCtagttctggttctggttctggttctggagGAACAGTGCTGGTGGAGAGGAGGATCATCACCCAGAGcagcggaggaggaggaggaggtggaggagggagCAGCAGTAATGTCATATCCT GTGGCTCAAGTAGCAGTGCGGTGCAAGTTGTGACTGGTGGCGTGAGCAGTGGCTCATCTGTGACTTCATCTTCTCTGGGAACATCTTCAAGTGGAGCTGCTGGAGGTTTGGGAGCTTCTGGCAAATCCTCCTCCATCATTACAGTTGGAGTTTCTTCAGGAGGAGGCGGGGGTTCTGCAAGCTCTTTCGAGTCCCGCTCATCTTCTCAGCTTGTGTCCAGCTCTTCTGGGGACTTAGGAAGCCTTTCAGTTGGTTCTATGAATCTGTCAGGGGGTGGGGCTCACTCATCAGCCATGTTTTCTGGAGGAGGGGCTTCGTCGACTGTTATATCAGTGGGAGGTGGCTCTACCAAATACACCTCTTCTACGACAAGCGCCACGAAGAGTGCTAGCTACTCACCAGTCACACAGAGGAAAAGCAGCCTGACCCTGCGTACTGCAGGATATGAAG gaagCTCCAGTGGCAACTCCTCCCCTGAATATACTAGGAAAGAGTATG cagcagcagcaagtgcAGCCACCAGAGGACGCACCCAGACAAGAG AGAGTGAGATCAGAGCCAGACTGCAGAGTGCCTCTCCATCCACTAGAT ggACTGAGCTGGATGATGTGAAGAAACTTCTTAAAGGAAGTCGCTCCAGTAGCAGCAGTCCTCCTCGCTCTCCCACCAATACACTGCCCATACCTAAAAAAGCAAGCGTGGACACACGCGTGGAGAGCcactcag GATATGACAGCTCTATCCTGGAGTCTGCGTATAATGGATATGGCTATCACACCAACCCCAACAACCTCAGCCCCAACTCCACTCTACAACACAACA TGGGCCTGCAGAACAACCTGACCTTGAACTCCACAGCCATGGGCAGTGGCCTTTCTGCTGGAAATGCAG tgTATGGGATGCAGAATAACTTGGCAAGCGGTGGGGGAGTGGCAGTCACTGCAAATGGGCTTAGTATTGCTCCAG TATATGGAGTGAGAAAGAACATTGTGAGCACTACAGCTCCCAcaactgctgcag CCGCCCCCAGCAGCCCTGTCACCACCGATGATGTGTTTGTTAAGGATTACAAGTTCATGCTGCTGGAGAAAGACAACGTTCCGGTGAAGAAAGAAAGCGAGAGGCTGATTATGTCGAAAGACACAGGCAAAACATTCACTTCCACCGGTGGACTAT CAGCCACATTTTCAGATGACTCgctgaaaagagagaaaaagatgatCTCTGGAACCACAGAAACAGTAGTCAGTG GTGTCAAAGTTGCTGCAACAAAGGATAAAGCCACATACGCAG AGATTGGTAAAGATGAATCTGGAGGAGGTGGGATGGGATTCTGCTCCTGCTGTACATGGTGGAAATGGCTGCTTGGATTGCTGTTGGGACTGCTCTTACTGCTGGGTCTTCTCGCTGGACTCATCGCTCTCT CTGAGGAAGTAAAGAGCCTAAAGGCTCGAGTGGAACGTCTGGAAGGCGGCGGGAGCACCATAGGCTCCGCTCACACTAGCCGCCTGTCAGCACCATCCTCTGTGAACATTTTAGATCCAATGGATTCTGTACAATATGAACGCACCCCTATAACACGATCAGAAAACACTATACAACTAGGATCTGTCCAAACGCAGCCTGACCCAGCCACACTGCACAGGACCATAAAACAACTCGTTCACTCTGAACTACAGTCAGAGACCGTCAGAG CTACTCTGGCATCCTCActgaaaggagagagaggggagcCTGGGGCCAAAG GTGACCAGGGAGCACCTGGGATTAAAG GTGATGCAGGATTTCCTGGAGTGCCAG GTCCTCCTGGTCCTCCTGGTCATCCAGGACAAGAAGGTGCAAGAGGACCTAAAGGAAGTGCTG GTGAGCCAGGACATGATGGCCCTCCTGGACAGAGAGGCCGTGAGGGGCCAACAGGACCCAGAGGAGAACCAGGCCCTCCTGGAGTGggtgagaaaggagagaaag GGGTATCTGGAGAGCCTGGACCTTCTGGACCTGCAGGACCACCTGGACCTATGGGACTCAGAG GTGAAATGGGTGCTCCGGGTACTGTGGGTCTTCCAGGGGCTCCTGGTCCTCAAGGCTTCCGTGGAGATGCTGGTGATCCTGGACCAAAAG GAGAGAGAGGACCTGCAGGGCCTCCTGGAGCTAAAG GTGATCAAGGAGAGAAAGGGCCCCGTGGTGTTACTG GAGAACCAGGGCAGCCAGGACCCATCGGTCCACCAGGAGAGAAAGGACCCAAAGGATCAGCAG GTGCCCCTGGGCCAGATGGTGCAAAGGGAAATCGTG GGGACCAAGGACCAACTGGGTTGCCAGGTCCACGTGGACCAGCTGGACCTCCAGGAGATGCAGGCGTGCCAG GAACTCCAGGGCTTCAAGGACCACCAG GTTTGCCAGGAACACCAGGACAGCCTGGGGCTAAAG gTGAACCAGGTGAACCTGGAAGAGTTATCACTACAG GCTCTGCTTCCAACACTGTGGCTATTCCTGGACCCCCTGGACCTCCTGGACCAGCTGGGCCTGCTGGACCTCCTGGACTGTCAG GTCCCATTGGCCCTGCTGGTCTTCCTGGCCCGGCTG GACCCAAGGGAGGAAAGGGTGACAAGGGTGATGATGGTGAACCTGGCATTTCTGCAAAATCTGTTGAAAGAGTCAAGTTTGAGC CTGTTGCTGGTCTTCCTGGTCCTCCTGGCCCCCCTGGACCACCTGGAGAACCAGGGAAACCTG GTGAAGGCAAAACTGGCCTACCAGGACCCCCAGGTCCACCTGGAGAGCCAG GTATTGGTCTCCCTGGTCCACCTGGTGACAAAGGTGAACCAGGAAGCTTTGTACCCACCTCAG AAACCTTTTTCGCTGGACCCCCTGGGCCTCCTGGACCTCCTGGACCTCAAG GAGAGCCTGGTCATCCTGGACTGCCAGGAGAACCTGGAGTTG GTTTTCCAGGGCCTGAAGGCCCAAGTGGACCCCCAGGTCCTGAAGGCTTACCAGGCCCTCAAGGACCACCAGGCCCAGAAGGGCCACCAggtccaaaag GTGATGCTGGTGTCCCAGGGGCCCCTGGCATCCCAGGATATTCTTATG GTGGAGGCAGAAGCTCACCTGGACCACCAGGTCCACCTGGACCTCCAGGGCCTCCTGGACCTCCTGGTGATGCCTCTGGCTCTCCAGACATTTCTCAGCAGCTTAGTGACCTTCTTAGAA ATGGTGGCATTAGGGAATACTTCACTGGTCCTCCTGGGCTTCCTGGACCACCTGGAAGTGTATCTGATGATGATTTGGCTAATCGTGTAATCAGTTACATACAAA GAGAGGAGGTGAGGCAGTATCTGGTAGGTCCCCCAGGACCACCCGGACCTCCGGGTATTCCAGGCCTCAACCCTCAGGAAGTAGCTGGAAGAGTCCTCAATCTTATGAATG AGCAGGGTATGCTGACGCAATCTGGACCTCCAGGCCCACCTGGCCCTCCAGGACTTCCTGGAACACCCTACAATGATCTCCCAATTCTCTTACAAA ACTCAGAATATAGAAGATTGACTGGGCTACCGGGGCCCCCAGGCCCTCCTGGGTCTCCTGGCATCCCAGGACCTCATGGACCCCCAGGTCTTGTTGCTTTCACAGGCACATTTGGCCTTGAGGATATTCAGAAATACCTAGAGA ATGCTGGTTTTAGAGGCCCACCTGGACCCCCGGGTCCTCCGGGACCTCAGGGTCCTCCTGGAATCACAGGGGGCCTGGTGTCATATGCTGAGAATGCACATCAAGAGCCAATCCGTGCTGAACTGCAGGAATATCTAAAGA GTGGCAGGGTGTTCCGTGAAGAGCCAAGCCATAGCTTTGCAGAGAGCAAACATTTGCCTGTTGAGACTTTGGACTACCCCAGTATTGCAGAACAAGTGGTGAACTACATCAAAT CTCATGGTTTGTTGTTGTGGGATCTCAAAGATATTCAAGGGCCGCCAGGTCCTCCTGGACCTCCTGGACGTCCTGGAATCAGCCATTCATACAGTACTTATGGCAACATGACTGAGATACTTAAAATTATTAGAG accatggcatggttggaCCACCAGGAAGACCTGGGCAGAAGGGAGAAATAGGATATCCTGGTCCCAGAGGACCAAGAG GTCCTAGAGGTGAGCAAGGCATCCCTGGTCTGCCAGGACTTCCTGGTAATGATGGACTAAGAggacaaaaaggagaaaaag
- the col17a1a gene encoding collagen, type XVII, alpha 1a isoform X4 encodes MDNLITTKIVNAEGGSGVSGKVTESVTTTTRLTSLPPKGSSSSVSTQRVLTSTSSSSSGSGSGSGGTVLVERRIITQSSGGGGGGGGGSSSNVISLGGSSSSAVQVVTGGVSSGSSVTSSSLGTSSSGAAGGLGASGKSSSIITVGVSSGGGGGSASSFESRSSSQLVSSSSGDLGSLSVGSMNLSGGGAHSSAMFSGGGASSTVISVGGGSTKYTSSTTSATKSASYSPVTQRKSSLTLRTAGYEGSSSGNSSPEYTRKEYAAAASAATRGRTQTRESEIRARLQSASPSTRWTELDDVKKLLKGSRSSSSSPPRSPTNTLPIPKKASVDTRVESHSGYDSSILESAYNGYGYHTNPNNLSPNSTLQHNMGLQNNLTLNSTAMGSGLSAGNAVYGMQNNLASGGGVAVTANGLSIAPVYGVRKNIVSTTAPTTAAAAPSSPVTTDDVFVKDYKFMLLEKDNVPVKKESERLIMSKDTGKTFTSTGGLSATFSDDSLKREKKMISGTTETVVSGVKVAATKDKATYAEIGKDESGGGGMGFCSCCTWWKWLLGLLLGLLLLLGLLAGLIALSEEVKSLKARVERLEGGGSTIGSAHTSRLSAPSSVNILDPMDSVQYERTPITRSENTIQLGSVQTQPDPATLHRTIKQLVHSELQSETVRATLASSLKGERGEPGAKGDQGAPGIKGDAGFPGVPGPPGPPGHPGQEGARGPKGSAGEPGHDGPPGQRGREGPTGPRGEPGPPGVGEKGEKGVSGEPGPSGPAGPPGPMGLRGEMGAPGTVGLPGAPGPQGFRGDAGDPGPKGERGPAGPPGAKGDQGEKGPRGVTGEPGQPGPIGPPGEKGPKGSAGAPGPDGAKGNRGDQGPTGLPGPRGPAGPPGDAGVPGTPGLQGPPGLPGTPGQPGAKGEPGEPGRVITTGSASNTVAIPGPPGPPGPAGPAGPPGLSGPIGPAGLPGPAGPKGGKGDKGDDGEPGISAKSVERVKFEPVAGLPGPPGPPGPPGEPGKPGEGKTGLPGPPGPPGEPGIGLPGPPGDKGEPGSFVPTSETFFAGPPGPPGPPGPQGEPGHPGLPGEPGVGFPGPEGPSGPPGPEGLPGPQGPPGPEGPPGPKGDAGVPGAPGIPGYSYGGGRSSPGPPGPPGPPGPPGPPGDASGSPDISQQLSDLLRNGGIREYFTGPPGLPGPPGSVSDDDLANRVISYIQREEVRQYLVGPPGPPGPPGIPGLNPQEVAGRVLNLMNEQGMLTQSGPPGPPGPPGLPGTPYNDLPILLQNAGFRGPPGPPGPPGPQGPPGITGGLVSYAENAHQEPIRAELQEYLKSGRVFREEPSHSFAESKHLPVETLDYPSIAEQVVNYIKSHGLLLWDLKDIQGPPGPPGPPGRPGISHSYSTYGNMTEILKIIRDHGMVGPPGRPGQKGEIGYPGPRGPRGPRGEQGIPGLPGLPGNDGLRGQKGEKGEAAYINHRRKRSTGV; translated from the exons ATGGACAATTTAATCACAACCAAGATTGTGAATGCAGAGGGAGGATCAGGCGTTTCAGGGAAAG ttacagagagtgtgaccaccacaaCCAGACTGACATCCCTTCCTCCAA AGGGCAGCAGTAGCTCAGTGAGCACTCAGCGGGTGCTGACATCTACCTCTAGCTCtagttctggttctggttctggttctggagGAACAGTGCTGGTGGAGAGGAGGATCATCACCCAGAGcagcggaggaggaggaggaggtggaggagggagCAGCAGTAATGTCATATCCT TAGGTGGCTCAAGTAGCAGTGCGGTGCAAGTTGTGACTGGTGGCGTGAGCAGTGGCTCATCTGTGACTTCATCTTCTCTGGGAACATCTTCAAGTGGAGCTGCTGGAGGTTTGGGAGCTTCTGGCAAATCCTCCTCCATCATTACAGTTGGAGTTTCTTCAGGAGGAGGCGGGGGTTCTGCAAGCTCTTTCGAGTCCCGCTCATCTTCTCAGCTTGTGTCCAGCTCTTCTGGGGACTTAGGAAGCCTTTCAGTTGGTTCTATGAATCTGTCAGGGGGTGGGGCTCACTCATCAGCCATGTTTTCTGGAGGAGGGGCTTCGTCGACTGTTATATCAGTGGGAGGTGGCTCTACCAAATACACCTCTTCTACGACAAGCGCCACGAAGAGTGCTAGCTACTCACCAGTCACACAGAGGAAAAGCAGCCTGACCCTGCGTACTGCAGGATATGAAG gaagCTCCAGTGGCAACTCCTCCCCTGAATATACTAGGAAAGAGTATG cagcagcagcaagtgcAGCCACCAGAGGACGCACCCAGACAAGAG AGAGTGAGATCAGAGCCAGACTGCAGAGTGCCTCTCCATCCACTAGAT ggACTGAGCTGGATGATGTGAAGAAACTTCTTAAAGGAAGTCGCTCCAGTAGCAGCAGTCCTCCTCGCTCTCCCACCAATACACTGCCCATACCTAAAAAAGCAAGCGTGGACACACGCGTGGAGAGCcactcag GATATGACAGCTCTATCCTGGAGTCTGCGTATAATGGATATGGCTATCACACCAACCCCAACAACCTCAGCCCCAACTCCACTCTACAACACAACA TGGGCCTGCAGAACAACCTGACCTTGAACTCCACAGCCATGGGCAGTGGCCTTTCTGCTGGAAATGCAG tgTATGGGATGCAGAATAACTTGGCAAGCGGTGGGGGAGTGGCAGTCACTGCAAATGGGCTTAGTATTGCTCCAG TATATGGAGTGAGAAAGAACATTGTGAGCACTACAGCTCCCAcaactgctgcag CCGCCCCCAGCAGCCCTGTCACCACCGATGATGTGTTTGTTAAGGATTACAAGTTCATGCTGCTGGAGAAAGACAACGTTCCGGTGAAGAAAGAAAGCGAGAGGCTGATTATGTCGAAAGACACAGGCAAAACATTCACTTCCACCGGTGGACTAT CAGCCACATTTTCAGATGACTCgctgaaaagagagaaaaagatgatCTCTGGAACCACAGAAACAGTAGTCAGTG GTGTCAAAGTTGCTGCAACAAAGGATAAAGCCACATACGCAG AGATTGGTAAAGATGAATCTGGAGGAGGTGGGATGGGATTCTGCTCCTGCTGTACATGGTGGAAATGGCTGCTTGGATTGCTGTTGGGACTGCTCTTACTGCTGGGTCTTCTCGCTGGACTCATCGCTCTCT CTGAGGAAGTAAAGAGCCTAAAGGCTCGAGTGGAACGTCTGGAAGGCGGCGGGAGCACCATAGGCTCCGCTCACACTAGCCGCCTGTCAGCACCATCCTCTGTGAACATTTTAGATCCAATGGATTCTGTACAATATGAACGCACCCCTATAACACGATCAGAAAACACTATACAACTAGGATCTGTCCAAACGCAGCCTGACCCAGCCACACTGCACAGGACCATAAAACAACTCGTTCACTCTGAACTACAGTCAGAGACCGTCAGAG CTACTCTGGCATCCTCActgaaaggagagagaggggagcCTGGGGCCAAAG GTGACCAGGGAGCACCTGGGATTAAAG GTGATGCAGGATTTCCTGGAGTGCCAG GTCCTCCTGGTCCTCCTGGTCATCCAGGACAAGAAGGTGCAAGAGGACCTAAAGGAAGTGCTG GTGAGCCAGGACATGATGGCCCTCCTGGACAGAGAGGCCGTGAGGGGCCAACAGGACCCAGAGGAGAACCAGGCCCTCCTGGAGTGggtgagaaaggagagaaag GGGTATCTGGAGAGCCTGGACCTTCTGGACCTGCAGGACCACCTGGACCTATGGGACTCAGAG GTGAAATGGGTGCTCCGGGTACTGTGGGTCTTCCAGGGGCTCCTGGTCCTCAAGGCTTCCGTGGAGATGCTGGTGATCCTGGACCAAAAG GAGAGAGAGGACCTGCAGGGCCTCCTGGAGCTAAAG GTGATCAAGGAGAGAAAGGGCCCCGTGGTGTTACTG GAGAACCAGGGCAGCCAGGACCCATCGGTCCACCAGGAGAGAAAGGACCCAAAGGATCAGCAG GTGCCCCTGGGCCAGATGGTGCAAAGGGAAATCGTG GGGACCAAGGACCAACTGGGTTGCCAGGTCCACGTGGACCAGCTGGACCTCCAGGAGATGCAGGCGTGCCAG GAACTCCAGGGCTTCAAGGACCACCAG GTTTGCCAGGAACACCAGGACAGCCTGGGGCTAAAG gTGAACCAGGTGAACCTGGAAGAGTTATCACTACAG GCTCTGCTTCCAACACTGTGGCTATTCCTGGACCCCCTGGACCTCCTGGACCAGCTGGGCCTGCTGGACCTCCTGGACTGTCAG GTCCCATTGGCCCTGCTGGTCTTCCTGGCCCGGCTG GACCCAAGGGAGGAAAGGGTGACAAGGGTGATGATGGTGAACCTGGCATTTCTGCAAAATCTGTTGAAAGAGTCAAGTTTGAGC CTGTTGCTGGTCTTCCTGGTCCTCCTGGCCCCCCTGGACCACCTGGAGAACCAGGGAAACCTG GTGAAGGCAAAACTGGCCTACCAGGACCCCCAGGTCCACCTGGAGAGCCAG GTATTGGTCTCCCTGGTCCACCTGGTGACAAAGGTGAACCAGGAAGCTTTGTACCCACCTCAG AAACCTTTTTCGCTGGACCCCCTGGGCCTCCTGGACCTCCTGGACCTCAAG GAGAGCCTGGTCATCCTGGACTGCCAGGAGAACCTGGAGTTG GTTTTCCAGGGCCTGAAGGCCCAAGTGGACCCCCAGGTCCTGAAGGCTTACCAGGCCCTCAAGGACCACCAGGCCCAGAAGGGCCACCAggtccaaaag GTGATGCTGGTGTCCCAGGGGCCCCTGGCATCCCAGGATATTCTTATG GTGGAGGCAGAAGCTCACCTGGACCACCAGGTCCACCTGGACCTCCAGGGCCTCCTGGACCTCCTGGTGATGCCTCTGGCTCTCCAGACATTTCTCAGCAGCTTAGTGACCTTCTTAGAA ATGGTGGCATTAGGGAATACTTCACTGGTCCTCCTGGGCTTCCTGGACCACCTGGAAGTGTATCTGATGATGATTTGGCTAATCGTGTAATCAGTTACATACAAA GAGAGGAGGTGAGGCAGTATCTGGTAGGTCCCCCAGGACCACCCGGACCTCCGGGTATTCCAGGCCTCAACCCTCAGGAAGTAGCTGGAAGAGTCCTCAATCTTATGAATG AGCAGGGTATGCTGACGCAATCTGGACCTCCAGGCCCACCTGGCCCTCCAGGACTTCCTGGAACACCCTACAATGATCTCCCAATTCTCTTACAAA ATGCTGGTTTTAGAGGCCCACCTGGACCCCCGGGTCCTCCGGGACCTCAGGGTCCTCCTGGAATCACAGGGGGCCTGGTGTCATATGCTGAGAATGCACATCAAGAGCCAATCCGTGCTGAACTGCAGGAATATCTAAAGA GTGGCAGGGTGTTCCGTGAAGAGCCAAGCCATAGCTTTGCAGAGAGCAAACATTTGCCTGTTGAGACTTTGGACTACCCCAGTATTGCAGAACAAGTGGTGAACTACATCAAAT CTCATGGTTTGTTGTTGTGGGATCTCAAAGATATTCAAGGGCCGCCAGGTCCTCCTGGACCTCCTGGACGTCCTGGAATCAGCCATTCATACAGTACTTATGGCAACATGACTGAGATACTTAAAATTATTAGAG accatggcatggttggaCCACCAGGAAGACCTGGGCAGAAGGGAGAAATAGGATATCCTGGTCCCAGAGGACCAAGAG GTCCTAGAGGTGAGCAAGGCATCCCTGGTCTGCCAGGACTTCCTGGTAATGATGGACTAAGAggacaaaaaggagaaaaag